The following proteins are co-located in the Micromonospora coriariae genome:
- the trxA gene encoding thioredoxin: protein MPQETAVGSLVTVTDDTFAELVLASDRPMVVDFWADWCPPCKAIEKSLAELAGEFGERMVVAKLNSDENPEATRRYAVMSLPTLLVFRRGEVVGSTVGSRPKTYLRQILTTQAGL from the coding sequence ATGCCCCAGGAAACGGCAGTCGGCTCACTAGTCACCGTCACCGACGACACGTTCGCCGAGCTGGTGCTGGCCAGCGACCGGCCGATGGTGGTCGACTTCTGGGCGGACTGGTGCCCGCCCTGCAAGGCGATCGAAAAGAGCCTGGCCGAGCTGGCCGGGGAGTTCGGCGAGCGGATGGTCGTGGCCAAGCTCAACTCCGACGAGAACCCGGAGGCCACCCGGCGTTACGCCGTCATGTCGCTGCCGACGCTGCTGGTCTTCCGGCGGGGCGAGGTCGTCGGCTCGACAGTGGGGTCCAGGCCGAAGACTTACCTGCGGCAGATCCTGACCACCCAGGCCGGCCTGTAG
- a CDS encoding MerR family transcriptional regulator, protein MLIGELAERAGTSTRALRYYEAHGLVLAQRSANGYRVYEEAELRVVREIRALLDVGFGLDDVRPFVACLRAGNASGDVCPDSVTVLRRKLAEVDAYLDRLGAVRQQLHAQLTHAIAHREETCPRKRQSAH, encoded by the coding sequence ATGCTGATCGGGGAGCTGGCTGAGCGGGCCGGCACGAGCACACGCGCCCTGCGCTACTACGAGGCACACGGGCTGGTCCTGGCCCAGCGGTCGGCCAACGGCTACCGCGTCTACGAAGAGGCGGAGCTTCGGGTCGTACGGGAGATCCGCGCACTGCTCGACGTCGGCTTCGGCCTCGACGACGTCCGCCCGTTCGTCGCCTGTCTGCGGGCCGGCAACGCGTCCGGCGACGTCTGCCCGGATTCGGTGACGGTGCTGCGACGCAAGCTCGCCGAGGTCGACGCCTACCTCGACCGGCTCGGCGCCGTCCGCCAGCAGCTCCACGCCCAGCTCACCCACGCCATCGCGCACCGGGAGGAAACATGCCCCAGGAAACGGCAGTCGGCTCACTAG
- a CDS encoding ABC transporter ATP-binding protein produces the protein MSMEVTAWTSLHHAMNAQDERPLSRATLTRIARFARPHRALIIRFLLLSVVTAALTVAAPVLAGRVVDAIVDGADSGVVIRLAVLIAVIALAEAGLGLVTRFLSASIGEGLIVQLRTAVFDHVQRMPVAFFTRTRTGALVSRLNNDVIGAQRAFSGTLSSVVGNAVTLALTLAVMLSFSWQITLLALVLLPIFVLPARQMGSRLARLQREAAEHNAAMSTRMTERFSAPGATLVKLYGRPAEESAEFAARARRVRDIGVRTAMLQWVFITALTVVGSLALALVYGLGGFYALRGSLDAGTVVALALLLSRLYAPLTSLASARVEVMSALVSFERVFEILDLKPLILDRSDARPLPDGPVAVEFDAVRFGYPSADKVSLASLEDVTKLDTRGGEEVLHGVSFRAEAGQMVALVGSSGAGKSTIAQLLPRLYDVEGGTVKLADVDVRDLSAESIRAALGVVTQDGHLFHESIRANLVFARPDATEEEMWEVLRRARLDTLIRSLPDGLDTVVGERGYRLSGGERQRLTIARLLLARPRVVILDEATAHLDSTSEAAVQDALAEALTGRTSVVIAHRLSTIRAADQILVVEDGRIVERGRHSELLAAGGRYQDLYRTQFDQDEPTAQDERVAAV, from the coding sequence ATGAGCATGGAAGTTACCGCGTGGACGTCGCTGCACCACGCGATGAACGCGCAGGACGAACGACCGCTGTCCCGGGCGACCCTGACGCGCATCGCGCGGTTCGCACGGCCACATCGTGCGCTGATCATCAGGTTCCTGCTGTTGAGCGTGGTGACAGCTGCCCTCACGGTGGCGGCGCCGGTGCTCGCCGGTCGGGTCGTGGACGCGATCGTCGACGGCGCCGACAGCGGCGTCGTGATCCGGTTGGCGGTGCTGATCGCCGTGATCGCCCTGGCCGAAGCCGGCCTGGGTCTGGTGACGCGGTTCCTGTCCGCCAGCATCGGTGAGGGCCTGATCGTCCAGCTGCGGACGGCCGTCTTCGACCACGTCCAGCGCATGCCTGTGGCGTTCTTCACCCGGACCCGTACGGGTGCGCTGGTCAGCCGTTTGAACAACGATGTGATCGGCGCGCAGCGGGCATTCAGCGGCACCCTGTCGAGCGTGGTCGGCAACGCCGTCACACTGGCCCTGACGCTGGCGGTCATGCTCAGCTTCTCGTGGCAGATCACCCTGCTGGCGCTCGTACTGCTGCCGATCTTCGTCCTCCCGGCCCGGCAGATGGGTTCGCGGCTCGCCCGGTTGCAGCGCGAAGCGGCCGAACACAACGCGGCAATGAGCACCCGGATGACCGAGCGTTTCTCGGCACCCGGAGCGACACTGGTCAAGCTGTACGGACGTCCGGCCGAGGAGTCGGCCGAGTTCGCGGCGCGGGCGCGCCGGGTGCGCGACATCGGCGTCCGCACCGCCATGCTCCAGTGGGTCTTCATCACCGCGCTCACCGTTGTCGGCTCGCTGGCGCTGGCCCTGGTCTACGGGTTGGGCGGTTTCTACGCCCTGCGGGGCAGCCTCGACGCCGGCACAGTGGTCGCGCTCGCGCTGCTGCTGTCGCGCCTCTACGCGCCCTTGACGTCGCTGGCCAGTGCCCGGGTGGAGGTGATGAGCGCGCTGGTGAGCTTCGAGCGGGTGTTCGAGATCCTCGACCTCAAGCCGCTGATCCTCGACAGGTCCGATGCGCGGCCGCTCCCGGACGGACCGGTGGCCGTGGAATTTGACGCGGTACGGTTCGGCTACCCGTCGGCCGACAAGGTGTCGCTCGCGTCCCTTGAGGATGTGACGAAGCTCGATACGCGCGGCGGCGAGGAGGTGCTGCACGGCGTGTCGTTCCGCGCCGAAGCGGGGCAGATGGTCGCCCTTGTCGGCTCCTCCGGGGCGGGCAAGTCGACGATCGCCCAACTCCTGCCGCGCCTGTACGACGTCGAGGGCGGCACGGTGAAGCTCGCCGACGTCGACGTACGCGACCTGTCGGCCGAGTCGATCCGAGCGGCGCTCGGCGTGGTGACCCAGGACGGGCACCTGTTCCACGAGAGCATCCGCGCCAACCTGGTGTTCGCCCGGCCGGACGCGACCGAGGAGGAGATGTGGGAGGTGCTGCGACGGGCCCGGCTCGACACCCTGATCCGCTCACTTCCGGACGGGCTCGACACCGTCGTCGGTGAGCGGGGGTACCGCCTGTCGGGCGGGGAACGGCAACGCCTCACCATCGCGCGGCTACTGCTGGCCCGTCCCCGTGTGGTCATCCTGGACGAGGCCACGGCGCATCTGGACTCCACGTCGGAAGCCGCCGTACAGGACGCCCTCGCCGAGGCCCTGACCGGCCGGACCAGTGTGGTCATCGCGCACCGGCTGTCCACCATCCGCGCGGCCGACCAGATCCTCGTCGTCGAGGACGGACGCATCGTGGAACGCGGGCGGCACAGCGAGCTACTCGCGGCCGGTGGCCGGTACCAGGATCTGTACCGCACCCAGTTCGACCAGGACGAGCCGACGGCCCAGGACGAGCGCGTCGCGGCCGTCTGA
- a CDS encoding HAMP domain-containing sensor histidine kinase translates to MRARLALLVAAVSVLTLIAFLVPLALLVRAVAEDRATVRATADAQSLVPVVGTADATTIRLTVEQLAAESGRPVSVFLPDGTVLGAPVPRTPAVALAARGQSLTGESADGREVVIAVQGRADGTGVIRVLVPPHELTAGVTRAWLVLALLGVVLVVIGLVVADRLARSLVRPISDLSAVSNRLANAELDARVVPAGPAELREVAGALNHLAGRIQVLLRQEREQVADLSHRLRTPLTALRLEAESLRDPDDAARITAAADGLERAVTGLIRQARWRRSPATGTATSDAASIVGDRVAFWSVLAEDTGRTVTLDLAPGPLPVGVPADDLTAAVDALLGNVFAHTPDGTPFAVRLAREEGQVQLTITDEGPGMPAGAVRRGASPAGSTGLGLDIARRAAQAGGGRLELRTGPGGGAQVLLRLGPPTPERLAADGGPRPAGNGLTRP, encoded by the coding sequence GTGAGGGCCCGGCTCGCGCTGCTGGTCGCCGCGGTCAGCGTCCTCACCCTGATCGCGTTCCTGGTGCCGTTGGCGCTGCTGGTCCGCGCCGTCGCCGAGGACCGGGCCACCGTTCGGGCCACCGCCGACGCGCAGAGCCTGGTGCCGGTGGTCGGCACCGCCGACGCGACGACCATCCGGCTGACCGTCGAGCAGCTCGCCGCGGAGTCCGGTCGACCGGTGAGCGTCTTCCTGCCGGACGGCACTGTGCTCGGCGCCCCGGTGCCCCGTACGCCCGCGGTGGCCCTGGCCGCGCGCGGGCAGAGCCTCACGGGGGAGTCGGCGGACGGCCGGGAGGTGGTCATCGCGGTGCAGGGCCGGGCGGACGGCACCGGAGTGATCCGGGTCCTGGTGCCCCCGCATGAGTTGACCGCCGGGGTGACCCGGGCCTGGCTGGTGCTGGCCCTGCTCGGAGTGGTCCTGGTGGTGATCGGGCTGGTGGTCGCCGACCGGCTGGCGCGCTCCCTGGTCCGACCGATCAGCGACCTCTCCGCGGTGTCCAACCGGCTGGCGAACGCCGAGCTGGACGCCCGGGTCGTGCCGGCCGGCCCGGCCGAGCTGCGTGAGGTGGCCGGCGCGCTCAACCACCTGGCCGGCCGGATCCAGGTGCTCCTGCGCCAGGAGCGGGAGCAGGTCGCCGACCTGTCGCACCGGCTGCGTACGCCGTTGACGGCGCTACGGCTGGAGGCGGAGTCGCTGCGCGACCCGGACGACGCGGCACGGATCACCGCCGCCGCCGACGGGCTGGAACGGGCGGTCACCGGGCTGATCCGGCAGGCGCGCTGGCGCCGGTCACCGGCAACGGGAACGGCCACCTCGGACGCCGCGTCGATCGTCGGCGACCGGGTCGCGTTCTGGTCGGTGCTGGCCGAGGACACCGGCCGGACCGTCACCCTGGACCTGGCGCCCGGCCCGCTTCCCGTGGGTGTGCCCGCCGACGACCTGACGGCGGCCGTGGACGCCCTGCTGGGCAACGTCTTCGCGCACACCCCCGACGGCACGCCCTTCGCCGTCCGGCTCGCCCGGGAAGAGGGCCAGGTGCAGCTCACCATCACCGACGAGGGTCCGGGGATGCCGGCCGGGGCGGTCCGCCGGGGTGCCAGTCCGGCCGGGTCGACCGGCCTCGGCCTGGACATCGCCCGGCGTGCCGCGCAGGCCGGCGGCGGCCGGCTGGAGCTGCGCACCGGTCCGGGAGGCGGGGCGCAGGTGCTGCTCCGGCTCGGACCGCCGACGCCCGAGCGGCTCGCGGCGGACGGTGGGCCCAGGCCCGCCGGGAACGGCTTAACCCGGCCTTAG
- a CDS encoding DUF5872 domain-containing protein produces the protein MARYTKPELREQIKEEIKASDKGGRPGQWSARKSQLVTQEYKRRGGGFLGPKDERQKSLQRWGAEEWQTREGDTRARHGDTTSRYLPKKAWEELSEEEKRATDTKKRKASRTGRQFVANTGPASRARRDATTAGRMSEMSVAEAAKLVRGLDTRQLRAALRRERDGKGRKTLIQRLEAELSRR, from the coding sequence ATGGCGCGGTACACGAAGCCCGAGCTCAGAGAGCAGATCAAGGAAGAGATCAAGGCTTCCGACAAGGGCGGCAGACCGGGGCAGTGGTCGGCGCGGAAGTCACAACTGGTCACTCAGGAGTACAAGAGGCGCGGCGGGGGATTCCTGGGCCCCAAGGACGAGCGGCAGAAGTCCCTGCAGCGGTGGGGCGCGGAGGAGTGGCAGACCAGGGAGGGCGACACCCGGGCCCGGCACGGTGACACAACCAGTCGCTACCTGCCGAAGAAGGCCTGGGAGGAGCTGTCGGAGGAGGAAAAGCGCGCCACCGACACCAAGAAGCGGAAGGCGTCGCGAACCGGCAGGCAGTTCGTGGCCAACACCGGGCCGGCCAGTCGAGCCCGCCGGGACGCCACGACGGCCGGACGGATGTCGGAGATGTCGGTCGCCGAGGCGGCCAAGCTGGTCCGTGGGCTCGACACGCGTCAGCTCAGAGCCGCCCTGCGACGGGAGCGCGACGGCAAGGGCCGCAAGACGCTCATCCAGCGACTTGAGGCGGAGCTCAGCCGCCGCTGA
- a CDS encoding response regulator transcription factor: MARLLLIEDDLTIRTPLIRALRERGHAVAAASTAMAGLRDALEDRPDLVVLDLGLPDLDGRELLRMLRAVSTVPVIVATARDDEAEIVRVLDAGADDYVVKPFTAAQLDARARAVLRRGPSGADAQDPSLVVGGLRIDPRARQVTLDGATVELTPREFDLLHHLAGRPGQVVTKRELLTEVWQIPYGGADKTVDVHLSWLRRKLGESAQQPRYLHTVRGVGVRLEAPAAQP, translated from the coding sequence GTGGCCCGCCTGCTGCTCATCGAGGACGACCTGACGATCCGGACGCCGCTGATCCGGGCGCTGCGGGAACGCGGCCACGCGGTGGCCGCCGCCTCGACCGCGATGGCCGGGCTCCGCGACGCGCTGGAGGACCGGCCCGACCTCGTCGTGCTCGACCTGGGCCTGCCCGACCTGGACGGACGCGAGCTGCTGCGGATGCTGCGCGCGGTCAGCACGGTGCCGGTCATCGTGGCCACCGCCCGCGACGACGAGGCCGAGATCGTTCGGGTCCTCGACGCGGGGGCCGACGACTACGTGGTCAAGCCGTTCACCGCGGCGCAGCTCGACGCCCGCGCCCGGGCCGTGCTGCGCCGGGGGCCTTCCGGCGCGGACGCGCAGGACCCGTCGCTCGTCGTCGGCGGGCTGCGGATCGACCCCCGGGCCCGACAGGTCACCCTGGACGGCGCGACTGTCGAGCTGACGCCCCGCGAGTTCGATCTGCTGCATCATCTCGCCGGCCGGCCGGGTCAGGTGGTCACCAAGCGCGAGCTGCTCACCGAGGTCTGGCAGATCCCGTACGGCGGTGCCGACAAGACCGTCGACGTGCACCTGTCCTGGTTGCGCCGCAAGTTGGGGGAGAGCGCTCAGCAGCCTCGCTACCTGCACACCGTGCGTGGTGTCGGGGTGCGTCTCGAAGCCCCGGCGGCGCAGCCGTGA
- a CDS encoding septum formation initiator, with protein MGRRSILVATGWVATAVVATLIGLGAIRLVGESITGTPGGVRSEAEIERALASPEPVPAGTTGSAPSAGPAAPTASSGVRRGFATGGGTAVAECGAGGVRLVSWAPAQGYRVRDVDRGPDDDVEVKFEGPAGEYELKVRCIGSEPVAVADD; from the coding sequence ATGGGCCGTCGTTCGATCCTCGTCGCCACCGGGTGGGTGGCCACCGCCGTCGTGGCCACCCTGATCGGGTTGGGCGCGATCCGGCTGGTGGGCGAGAGCATCACCGGCACCCCGGGCGGCGTGCGCAGCGAGGCGGAGATCGAACGCGCGCTCGCCTCGCCGGAGCCGGTGCCCGCCGGCACGACGGGCAGCGCGCCGTCCGCCGGCCCCGCCGCGCCGACCGCCAGCTCCGGGGTCCGCCGGGGATTCGCCACCGGCGGCGGCACGGCCGTGGCCGAGTGCGGTGCCGGCGGCGTACGCCTCGTCTCCTGGGCGCCCGCGCAGGGCTACCGGGTCCGTGACGTGGACCGGGGCCCGGACGACGACGTCGAGGTCAAGTTCGAGGGGCCGGCCGGCGAGTACGAGCTGAAGGTGCGCTGTATCGGCTCAGAACCGGTGGCGGTCGCCGACGACTAG
- a CDS encoding PepSY domain-containing protein encodes MKRSSLLLASVGGAAVLAVAGVAVGVSAAGDSRASGTALTAATVDPTATDAPDDSATRGTNPAPGTSGTPSSGAPSSGAPSSGSPSSGGPGGAVDQQRAGEIALARAGGGQITEVEAEQEHGRPVWSVEIVAGDTEHEVDVDRDNGTVVKAEQEPVDDDGDDRDDRDDRDDDDDDDRNDDD; translated from the coding sequence ATGAAGCGCAGCTCTCTGCTCCTGGCATCGGTCGGCGGAGCGGCGGTGCTGGCCGTGGCCGGGGTCGCGGTCGGCGTCAGCGCCGCCGGCGACTCGCGGGCCAGCGGCACCGCACTCACCGCCGCCACCGTCGACCCGACGGCCACCGACGCACCGGACGACAGCGCGACCAGGGGTACCAACCCGGCGCCGGGAACCAGCGGTACGCCGTCGAGCGGTGCGCCCTCCAGCGGTGCGCCGTCGAGCGGCAGCCCGTCGAGCGGCGGCCCCGGCGGGGCCGTCGACCAGCAGCGGGCCGGCGAGATCGCGCTCGCCAGGGCCGGTGGCGGCCAGATCACCGAGGTGGAGGCCGAGCAGGAGCACGGCCGGCCGGTCTGGAGCGTCGAGATCGTCGCGGGCGACACCGAGCACGAGGTGGACGTCGACCGGGACAACGGCACGGTGGTCAAGGCCGAGCAGGAGCCCGTCGACGACGACGGCGACGACCGTGACGACCGTGACGACCGTGACGACGACGATGACGACGACCGGAACGACGACGACTGA
- a CDS encoding nuclear transport factor 2 family protein, which translates to MATTDTPAAIRAFIDATNTGDSEAFAAAFTDDAYLNDWGREYRGRDGVRDWDRTDNIGKQSHFEIVAVESGSDPDSYVVTLTVTGNGYNGTGPMTFHLRDNLIASLRIS; encoded by the coding sequence ATGGCCACCACGGACACTCCTGCCGCCATCCGCGCCTTCATCGACGCGACCAACACCGGCGACTCGGAGGCCTTCGCCGCCGCCTTCACCGACGACGCCTACCTCAATGACTGGGGCCGCGAGTATCGCGGCCGTGACGGCGTACGCGACTGGGACCGCACCGACAACATCGGCAAGCAGTCGCACTTCGAGATCGTCGCGGTCGAGTCCGGCTCCGATCCCGACAGCTACGTCGTCACCCTCACGGTGACCGGCAACGGCTACAACGGCACCGGCCCGATGACCTTCCACCTGCGCGACAACCTCATCGCGAGCCTGCGGATCAGCTGA
- a CDS encoding LLM class flavin-dependent oxidoreductase, whose amino-acid sequence MPDYGHDLLFGTFLTPTAHDPDRVVALAELTEAAGLDLATFQDHPYNADYLDTWTLLSWVAARTEQLRISGNVLSLPLRPPAVLARAAASLDRLSHGRFELGLGAGAFWDGVEGMGARRLTAGQGVEALREAIDVLRGVWDDGTAGPFQREGKYYPIPGMRRGPAPEHDINIWLGAYQPRMLALTGQKADGWLPTQEYLRSPDRATANRLIDEAAVAAGRDPRQIRRLLNVFTVDVSTRSRGFLQGPAEQWVDQLLPLVLDEGFSTFLIGRDDPRLIQAFGQEIAPALREAVAKERAGNGTTTGRVRSTVALARRQPGVDYDALPASLATGSVEPGDPEYEQVRHSHSWKGSPALVIRPRDAAEVVDAVAYARTQQLPLAVRSGGHGISGRSTNDGGIVIDMSRMDKVEVLDRATHRIRLEPGARWGHVAQALAPYGLAMSSGDYGDVGVGGLATTAGVGYLVRKYGLTIDHIVAAEIVTADGSLLRVDEHHHPDLFWAIRGAGGNFGVVTALELEAYEVDKVVFARLVVDASDTADLLGRWGRLIEDAPRELTSFLSLFPGRRGNPPMAQVTLVYAGDDIEAAQSALSPFLEIGPILDQQAQLAPYPALVAPPGDQHRGQGLSDSHSGLLHHITPQAAEVMATMIGSGDVMVMQFRSVGGAVNDVTREATAYAHREQNFSVLAATVPDRRSRLDKLWADLYEHLDGMYLSFESDTSPERLLDAFPEPTLSRLRDVKATYDPDNVFNRNFPIPPAPARQGGEETDSAA is encoded by the coding sequence ATGCCCGATTACGGACATGACCTCCTGTTCGGGACGTTCCTCACGCCGACCGCGCACGACCCGGACCGGGTCGTGGCGTTGGCGGAGCTGACCGAGGCGGCGGGGCTGGACCTCGCCACCTTCCAGGACCATCCCTACAACGCCGACTACCTCGACACCTGGACCCTGCTGAGCTGGGTGGCCGCCCGTACCGAGCAGCTACGGATCTCGGGGAACGTCCTGAGCCTGCCGCTGCGCCCGCCGGCCGTCCTGGCCCGGGCCGCGGCGAGCCTGGACCGGCTGTCGCACGGCCGATTCGAGCTCGGCCTCGGCGCCGGCGCCTTCTGGGACGGGGTCGAGGGGATGGGCGCGCGTCGGCTGACCGCCGGGCAGGGCGTCGAGGCGTTGCGCGAGGCGATCGACGTGCTGCGTGGCGTCTGGGACGACGGCACCGCCGGACCGTTCCAGCGCGAGGGAAAGTACTACCCGATCCCGGGCATGCGGCGCGGCCCGGCACCGGAGCACGACATCAACATCTGGCTCGGCGCCTACCAGCCTCGGATGCTGGCACTGACCGGCCAGAAGGCCGACGGTTGGTTGCCGACGCAGGAGTACCTCCGGTCACCGGACCGGGCCACCGCCAACCGACTCATCGACGAGGCGGCGGTGGCGGCCGGACGCGACCCGCGACAGATCCGCCGGCTGCTCAACGTGTTCACGGTCGACGTGTCGACGCGTAGCCGCGGCTTCCTCCAGGGGCCGGCCGAGCAGTGGGTCGACCAGCTCCTCCCGCTGGTCCTCGACGAGGGGTTCAGCACCTTCCTCATCGGTCGCGACGATCCACGCCTCATCCAGGCGTTCGGGCAGGAGATCGCCCCCGCGCTGCGGGAGGCCGTGGCCAAGGAACGCGCGGGAAACGGGACCACAACCGGCCGGGTCCGGTCGACAGTGGCCCTGGCCAGGCGCCAGCCCGGCGTCGACTATGACGCCCTGCCCGCGTCGCTGGCCACGGGGTCCGTCGAGCCCGGCGACCCCGAGTACGAGCAGGTGCGCCACAGCCACAGCTGGAAGGGCTCACCCGCCCTGGTGATCCGCCCCCGGGACGCCGCCGAGGTGGTCGACGCCGTGGCCTACGCGCGGACGCAGCAGCTTCCGCTCGCCGTACGCAGCGGTGGGCACGGCATCAGCGGCCGGTCGACGAACGACGGCGGAATCGTCATCGACATGTCCAGGATGGACAAGGTCGAGGTGCTCGACCGGGCGACCCACCGGATCCGCCTCGAGCCGGGAGCCCGCTGGGGGCACGTCGCCCAGGCGCTCGCCCCGTACGGGCTGGCGATGAGCTCGGGGGACTACGGCGACGTGGGCGTCGGTGGCCTCGCCACCACCGCCGGCGTCGGATACCTGGTGCGCAAGTATGGCCTGACCATCGACCACATCGTCGCCGCCGAGATCGTCACCGCCGACGGCAGCCTGCTGCGGGTGGACGAACACCACCACCCCGACCTGTTCTGGGCGATCCGCGGCGCCGGCGGCAACTTCGGCGTCGTCACCGCCCTCGAGCTGGAGGCGTACGAGGTCGACAAGGTCGTCTTCGCCCGGCTCGTGGTCGACGCGAGCGACACCGCCGACCTGCTCGGTCGTTGGGGCCGGCTCATCGAGGACGCGCCGCGCGAGTTGACGAGCTTCCTGAGCCTGTTCCCCGGACGCCGCGGCAACCCACCGATGGCCCAGGTCACCCTGGTGTACGCCGGGGACGACATCGAAGCGGCGCAGTCCGCTCTGAGCCCGTTCCTGGAGATCGGGCCGATCCTCGACCAGCAGGCGCAGCTCGCGCCGTATCCGGCGCTCGTCGCCCCGCCCGGCGACCAGCATCGGGGCCAGGGCCTGTCGGACAGCCACAGCGGCCTGCTGCACCACATCACACCGCAGGCCGCAGAGGTCATGGCGACGATGATCGGCTCCGGTGACGTGATGGTCATGCAGTTCCGTTCCGTCGGGGGAGCGGTCAACGACGTCACCCGCGAGGCCACCGCCTACGCGCACCGGGAGCAGAACTTCTCCGTGCTCGCCGCCACCGTCCCGGACCGTCGGTCCCGACTCGACAAGCTCTGGGCCGACCTGTACGAGCACCTCGACGGCATGTACCTGAGCTTCGAGTCCGACACGAGCCCGGAGCGGCTCCTGGACGCCTTCCCCGAGCCCACCCTCAGCCGGCTGCGCGACGTCAAGGCGACGTACGACCCGGACAACGTCTTCAACCGCAACTTCCCCATCCCACCGGCGCCTGCCCGGCAGGGCGGAGAGGAGACCGACAGTGCCGCCTGA
- a CDS encoding PadR family transcriptional regulator, with translation MTESPLREPTFLVLTALAGSPRHGYAVIEDVLRISDGRVRLRAGTLYAVLDRLRADGLIEVEREEVVQSRLRRYYRLTALGARRLADEAARLRHNADAARVRLRRGGLLTDGGAA, from the coding sequence ATGACCGAGAGTCCACTTCGGGAGCCGACCTTCCTGGTGCTCACCGCGCTGGCCGGGTCACCCAGGCACGGCTACGCCGTCATCGAGGACGTGCTGCGCATCTCCGACGGCCGGGTGCGCCTGCGTGCCGGCACTCTCTACGCCGTTCTCGACCGGCTCCGCGCCGACGGCCTCATCGAGGTCGAGCGCGAGGAGGTGGTGCAGTCGCGACTGCGCCGCTACTACCGACTCACCGCCCTGGGCGCGCGCCGACTCGCCGACGAGGCGGCCCGCCTGCGACATAACGCGGACGCCGCTCGCGTACGGCTGCGCCGCGGCGGCCTGCTGACCGACGGGGGTGCGGCGTGA